ATTTAAGCAATgatccaataaaataattctacGTTGAAGAACGGATATTGGATACTGTATTTTTCTCGAACATCTTGCTATTAGGGTTAGATATGTGTTGCAATTTTTGGTGTAGGTGACTTTACGTGATGTGTTGCAATTTTTGTCGTATGTGATTTTATGTGATGGTTGAGTTAATTAACCATCATATTCGATTGACCCAACGCCCCAAGGAAACGCGCGCCAAGCCAAATCAGACCAAAGTTGGTTTGGTCCAGTCGGGTTGACCTAGAATGGTAAGACCAGACCTTGGCTAGGGTTTGGGTTGTATTAGGCCCTCATTTTGGCGCGTCTGCAAACTTTGCAAGTTCGCAACGAAGCCTTGGCATGCTCTGATTCTCAGGCAACTCACTCTCGACCACCTATGGCGTGTAATTCTTCAACCTGCCAATCCAACTGCTACAGAAATCAAGACGACGAGGCAACAGTCGAACAAGATTCACTTAGAACAAACAAGGCCGATCGTTTAGCCGCCACGAATGGAGACAGTGGTGATACGCATCTCTGCTTTAAATGCAAGGCCAAGGAGCGCATGTCTAGCTCTGAAGAAGGAGACGATGGGCGCTTTTGCAGCGATTGCTTTCGGAGCAACTTGTTTGCAAAGTTCCGGCAGGCTGTAAACTCGAACGCCATGATCTCTCCTTCTGACAAAGTGCTTGTTGCCTTCTCCGGCGGTCCTTGTTCCAGGTCCTTCCTCTTTTTAGActaattgtatttattttttctcttgtaATGTATTGGTTCATGGCTGTGGGTACGCAGGGAACTTCGTTTTGGATGTTGCGAGTGGACTTGACAGTTTTCAGACTGATTATTTAGTTAGAATCCCGAGCGCTATTGATATTCTCACGTCTTTCTGTTATTTGTATGCCTCTTTCCGCAGATTGGTTCAAAAGATTTGCAGCTTGTGTATAGTTATTAGGATCCTTGAGCAGGCCTCTAGGTTTATTTGTAGTTAACATGAgtcaatcaattttatttggtCTAAATTTGAGCATTAATGAAACTTACTTTGTGGCCCAAAATTTATTTGGTCAGGTTGGTGATTAGTCTATTATCTATCTCAGCATGTCCATTGATGGTAACCCCAATAACGATGCTTTCTGAGCGCCAATGAAACCACTTTTCATTAATGAACTCAAAAGCATGTTTAGATACGATAAGAACTAAAGTAACTACCTAGAATTTCTTTGACCATTATAGTGCTTCGCTATCATCGTGCAAACATATTATTTGCTATGCTTTGCCAATACTTCAAGGAAGAACTTAATTGAGTTATATTGACATGAACTTAGCTTAGTGGTTAGGACATTCTACTTCCTCTAAGAGGCTGCATACTTCTTAAGTGCTATCCTTTGCCAATACTTCAAGGAAGGACTTAATTGAGTTATATTGACATGAACTTAGCTTAGTGGTTAGGACATTCTACTTCCTCTAAGAGGCTGCATACTTCTTAAGTGCTATCCTTTGCCAATACTTCAAGGAAGGACTTAATTGAGTTATATTGACATGAACTTAGCTTAGTGGTTAGGACATTCTACTTCCTCTAAGAGGCTGCATACTTCTTAAGTGCTATCCTTTGCCAATACTTCAAGGAAGGACTTAATTGAGTTATATTGACATGAACTTAGCTTAGTGGTTAGGACATTCTACTTCCTCTAAGAGGCTGCATACTTCTTAAGTGCTATCCTTTGCCAATACTTCAAGGAAGAACTTAATAAGTTATATTAACATGCGCTTAGCTCAGCTGTTAAGGCATTCTACTTCCTCTAGGAGGTTGCATTTTTGAATCCTCTCATCCTACATTTGATTCATGATTTATTGAGTTGAATTATTTTCTACCTCTTAGTGATAGAGTTAAAGTGCACAACTTTATATGATCAATGTAGGATATGATTCGTAAGCTGTGTTTTCTTATAAGATAGCTAGAAGAACCGAACTGATTAACATCTTGATagctcctttttttttttttttttgatatgaACATCATGATAGCTCTTAGTGATGAATGATCTGGTATTCCTTTAGAAAGTCACctatacaattatttaatcggatttttttattaccaaTTTATCTTGGATGCACTGGAAACTGTCCATGATCTAAGAAACTTACACTCCCCTTTCCCAACAAAACTTCCAGGGTGGCTTTGCAATTTGTTCATGAGATGCAAGTTAAAGcacacaaaaattttgaagcaaGTAGGGATAGATCACTGCAAGTTTTTGGTGTTGGAGTTGCTTATATCGATGAAACCTCTGCTTGTCCTATCCCTTTGCATGAGATAGACAGAACAATTCAAGCCATCCAATCAGTTGTGTCAAGTCTATCTCCACCGATAAAAGATTTGCATATTGTTCAAATTGAGAGTGTATACTCTTCAAATTTGAGTGACGGAAGGGAGAAGTTGAAGAAGTTGTTAGATACAGTCAGTGATGTCACAGGAAAGGAAGACCTTATCTCACATTTGCGGATGTTATCCTTACAAAAAGTTTGCTCCTCGACTTATTCCTTCAATTAGCTTGCAATCAAAGAGAGGGAAATTCTTAGTCCTATTGTTTGTTATGCAGATTGCCGCTGAAAATGGATACAACAGACTTGTACTTGGGACGTGTACTTCAAGGATTGCTTGCCATGTGATTTCTTCCACTGTTAAGGTTTTTCTTCAACTGTTAAGCATACATCTacatattttagttttaagcaattaatttgaatattcaaGTACTAGTTTTTTCGGACTCATCATATTGACCGACCAGAATGAAGGTTAGAAGGTTGGTGCATTGCTATTGGATCATTAAGTATGAGCTTGGCAATTGTGgacttttaattataatttaggcATGGCTGCCACTACACTCTGCAGGAAAAATTGATGCTTTGGGGTGGGGGGGTGGTGCATTGTGCCTTTTTGGAGACACCtctattaaaatatagaaaatagcTAGGGTAGCTATGGAATCTTATTATGTATTATTGTATTGCTTTAAATTTACTGCTAATTATTGTTACAAGCTGCTTATTTTGTTCTGTTCTCCAAATCTTCCCATTTGGGATAGGTCCATGCACTGAGTATGACTTCGCTATTTTAATTCAAGCAGGGCCAAGGATATTCCTTACCGGCAGATATACAGTATGTTGATGCAAGATGGGAGGTCCCAGTGGCACTTCCTCTACGTGATTGTCTTGCACAAGAGCTCAACATGCTTTGCTGTGCTGATGGGTCTGTATTTGTTAGGTTTATCACCAGAATGAATTCTTGGTTAACTTTGTCCTGTTTAGTTCTTTACCGCTGTTAATTTTGCTCGTTGCATAATCTAACTGATGATAAGATCTGGTTCTTGGCAGGGCAGTCTAAAGACAGTGGAACTGACCAAAACATCCTTTTCTGGCATCAATGACTTGGTCTCATCATTCGTGGCTCTATTGCAGGTACAAGTAGGAAgttgatttagaaaaatatgcAGTTTTGTACATTTTAGCTTAGGAGAACGACCTTTGTGAAGGGTAACTAATCTGTTGAATCACTGCTGTGTGCAGCGATAAGACATGTTTGTGTGTTCAATTTACGAGCAATTTTGGTTAGGCATGGAAACAATTTAACTTCTAACGGAACTGCTCTAATTTCACCTTCTAATTCAAGTGATTGTTTCTgagtaagaaagaaaatgcatCTACGAGTTGTGAGGCCACTTGTCCTTCCCAGGACTGTTTTGCAGAACTTGACTGaagaaattttgttatattttctttcataggAAGAGAATCCCTCTCGTGAGTCGACAATTGTGAGAACTGCTGGCAAGCTTACTCCATTCAACTTTAGCAGAATTCCAGATTTGAATGAAAGTAATGGTGTTCCTTTGGCCACCAAAAGGCGTCAAAAGAGAAATAACTTTAAGCATGTTAACTCTTTATCATCGGAAACATTTTGTGCTGTCTGCAATGGTCCACTTAACATGTCCGATGTGCAAACTTTAAGAAGTTTTGAAGCTGGCCAGGTAAGTTCAATTTTGGCTGGTACCTGTTGTTCAAGTTGTCAATTTCAGATTCTTCCCAAGGATTCCATATCGCAAGAacttcttctttcactcttgcCACCCTCTATGGTTGCTCGAGCAATGCATGGCAGCCCTAGCAATTCAAATTCGCTAAGGTGAGGTTAAGTCTTGTATTACTGTTGGTACTATGAAGGAAAAAGGATAGTGCAAGTTTATGATAACTGAATTTTGTATTCTAAATCTCTGTTGTATATCATCTTCCCACAAGGCTTTTTCCCTTGGATACTGAACCTGGGcatatcaaaaaaattaaagtagaataagaaaaattaaacaacTTCCAGCCTGTGTTTGTatgtttcttaaaatgtctGTATTAAGTCATTTTAGATGGACTTGATGAAATTACTGAaatattgttgttgtttcaTGTAGTTGTATGCTTAAAGTGCGTAGTAGCATGCAGTCTCCTTCAGACATCACTATGTTGAGCTCACTAAGTAttactttcaaaatattcaagcTGAATATTTCTGTTCTTAATTGCAGGGAGCAAATACAGGAATTCTTGCTGTCAGATGATGAAGTCGAATCGTAAGCCAGGTTAACAACTAGCAAAATTGGCTTCTTTCAACAATGATAATTATACGTGCATTTGTAGAATTTATGGGAAGGCAtcgacttttcttttcttagcTGCGGTTTGCTTTCTTTTCGTCTGTTGCATTCAGTTCATTTATATAGAAACAGATTCTTTTACACTCCGGTATATGCTTCTATTTTAGGTTCCTAACATATGCTAGACTGCCTGATTATTCATCACATAAAATGCTGATTatgaaaaatcttttaatgtttaattcaAGCATCCTGCAAGTGCTTGGATGGAGTAGTAGACGATTAACCTTTCGCGGTAGTATTTGGAGATTTTACCCCCAATTAATGAGAAGTGGCATCCAATCAGTAGAACTGAGACAGGTATTGAGCCTTACCTGTCATAACATCTCATGATCATGATACTAAATGAGTAATTACTGAAATCATTTTTTCAGGATAGCAGTCATCCATAGCATGCATGTAAACTCATGATTGACTTTTGAATGTACATAACAATTCTACATGCGAACATCACATTCATCATATGATACAacataaatgtttaattttcctttttcaagtTTAACATGTAAGATTGGAAAGAATTTGAATCTCTAATTCTTTATTCGGGAATATTCTAATTCTTTGTTCGGGAATATATGCATTAACATTAActagttgaactatgttaTCACCAGTCCTTgctctatttataattttccaaATCAAAGTTCCAAAATTTgtctatattatttataattttccaaATCAAAGTTCCAAAATTTgtctatattatttataattttccaaATCAAAGTTCCAAAATTTGTCTATATTGTAAACTGACACGTTgctctatttataatttttcaagtCAAAGTCCCATAATTTATAATCTAAActagtatattttaaaaatagattcaAACATCCATGTGATTGGTAAGATatccctttttcttctccattttgttTAATGGCATGTGCCTCATGAAGgaataatttataaacttaCAAGTCACATgaatatttcttcattattattatttaaaaagataataataatattaaaatagacCACTTGTTTAGTGtcttattaaatttgatagaaaaaaatagttcGTCATATGAAACGCCACTGCACTCTCAAGCTGTTCGCATCAACCCattccttttttattcaccTTCATGACTATTAATCaatggaaaatataattaattcaaatttcaaccaAATTCAATATaagatcttttttttatttaacgcTTGATGacaataacataaatataattaaaatcatcCATTAAATTACACTTAAATCTTTAAAAGTTGATTACGTTTGATAtcaaacattttaatattgagtcctaattatttgaatttatcaaaacaaaagttaaatattatttttaatctcgGATAAATTTTATCTAACAACTAATTACAATATATAAGTTTAATAACAATCTTAAACAAGTGAATGAAATATTCCTAAACTTTAGATCCTCCACACATAAGATAATTATAGATAactaatcttttatttaaaaggtgTCTAGAAACCTAAGCCTGTACTCATGATGATATTCCATACTAAACATCAAAGCAAAGAAAGTGAAACCTTATTCAATTACCGAATGATGATATTCGTATACTCAATGGAGCAAGGAAGCAACCAAATTACTATCATTAAtataacccaaaaataaataaataaactaacacaTTTGTTTGTNGGACCAAATTTCGTCCTCCCTCAAATAGAAGGAATTGCAATAGCACGTTTAAGAaaacattacaaaaaaaaaagtatataattgGTGATAAATTTACCATAATCCGTTAACTTAGACTTTTATAGGTTGATTAATGATTGAACATGGCAAATAGATCGTGTTGCATgaactaataatttattttgatattttctataaaaaaaaaaaaaacattttagttattatattGGGAAACTTATTTCATTTcaacaatatatttaaatttagcgTTAGTATGTGGGGGTATGAAATAGAAGAACTAAGTGATatttaaaggaaataaagaaCACTTCCCTCCACGACCAGGCAACCAACGGCAAGTAACGAATATTTTAATTCGTCCCATTCCTTTGACATTTTCTGGATCTCCATCATCATTTACTTGACCAGGACTCAAACCCAACTCCTTAAACCcaccatttttcttccttcttaccTACCCCTCATTCTTCCAACTCCCCCAATTTCTGATGGAGATCTTACAGGCTCTCGATGCTCAGGTTCTCATTGGCTTAGCCACCGCCCTGGTTGCCATTGTTGCTGGTGCCTTTTTCCTTGTCTCCTCCAGAAAATCAGCATCCAGAGGTTTTACTCCACCTTCTGATTTGATTCTTTGAAATTAAAGCCTTATTACTGGTTTGGTTTATTGGGTGTTTTGACTTCTCTATCCAGTTTGAATTTGTGATGCTCTGATGTTTTGATTCGTGGGTTGTGATGTTTTTGAACTGTGTTGAAGTATTTATATAAGATTGAATTTATACTGATCCATTAGCTTAGCCTTTTACTTTTTATGATGATTTTACATTGCTACAAGGGAGGAAGTTATCTCCTCCTTGATTAATATTGATAGCTACCTGTTTTGATTACCacctctagtagatattgtctgctttagcccgttatgtatcgccgtcagcctcacggtttttaaaacgtgtctattagggagaggtttccatacccttgtaagcaatgcttcattcccttcttAAACTGAGgcaggatctcacaatccttgGGGGCCAAACGCCCTTGCTGCACACCGCTCAGTATCTAGCTTTACcctttgtaacagccaaagctcaccgctagtagatattgtctgctttggcctgttacgtattgccattagtctcatggtttttaaaacgtgtctgctaagaagaggttttcacacctttgtaaggaatgcttcgtttccctcttcaaccgatgcgggatttcacaatccttgggggcccaacgtcctcgctggcacacaacccggtgtctagctttaccatttgtaacagcccaagcgcaccgctagtagatattgtccattttagcccgttatgtattgccgttagcctcacggtttttaaaatacatatgctaggaagaggtttccacgctcctataaggaatgattc
This portion of the Cucurbita pepo subsp. pepo cultivar mu-cu-16 chromosome LG08, ASM280686v2, whole genome shotgun sequence genome encodes:
- the LOC111799904 gene encoding cytoplasmic tRNA 2-thiolation protein 2 — protein: MACNSSTCQSNCYRNQDDEATVEQDSLRTNKADRLAATNGDSGDTHLCFKCKAKERMSSSEEGDDGRFCSDCFRSNLFAKFRQAVNSNAMISPSDKVLVAFSGGPCSRVALQFVHEMQVKAHKNFEASRDRSLQVFGVGVAYIDETSACPIPLHEIDRTIQAIQSVVSSLSPPIKDLHIVQIESVYSSNLSDGREKLKKLLDTVSDVTGKEDLISHLRMLSLQKIAAENGYNRLVLGTCTSRIACHVISSTVKGQGYSLPADIQYVDARWEVPVALPLRDCLAQELNMLCCADGLKTVELTKTSFSGINDLVSSFVALLQEENPSRESTIVRTAGKLTPFNFSRIPDLNESNGVPLATKRRQKRNNFKHVNSLSSETFCAVCNGPLNMSDVQTLRSFEAGQVSSILAGTCCSSCQFQILPKDSISQELLLSLLPPSMVARAMHGSPSNSNSLREQIQEFLLSDDEVES